One region of Priestia megaterium genomic DNA includes:
- the mngA gene encoding PTS 2-O-a-mannosyl-D-glycerate transporter subunit IIABC has protein sequence MLLQNLTSPALIDTKQPFESKDEIIRYLIKQLSKAGKLHSEDEFYKAVIAREELSPTGFEGGLAIPHGKSTAVKEAAFAVATLRKPIHTWESIDPANQVELIILLAIPENESGSTHLTLLSELVTRLSNEDYKKSLLQATTNEDLFQRLDAEQTTEAIAAVPKLNKTVLAVTACPAGIAHTYMAAEALVKAGKELGIDVFVEKQGANGIEDRHTHSLLQKADAVIFATDVAVKNEERYRHLPKVKTSVASPLRQAKKLLNDALQKSESATKKEYVSTASDEEDKQSIKKEIKDSILTGISYIIPIIVAGGMTLAAAVLISQAFNLQEVYNAEGSWLWMLRQLGGTLLGTLMVPILAAYMAYSIADKPALGPGFAAGVAANLIGSGFLGGMLGGILAGYFLKLLKNKIKPKGTFAGFISFWLYPVVGTLVVGSIMLFVIGKPLAFLNEGLISWLQGMSGTNAIILGALIGAMVSFDLGGPINKAAYTFCIGAMASGNFVPYATFASVKMVSAFSITGATIIGKKHFSKQEQEVGKQTWLLGLAGITEGAIPFMMNDPLRVIPSLIAGSAVTGAIVSYFQIGLNVPGAGIFSLALLKGQPVLLGVGIWLGAAVVGAAISTILLLVTRKTKLKKQKKISPEANLASESNSKAI, from the coding sequence ATGTTATTGCAAAACCTTACATCACCAGCGTTAATTGATACAAAACAACCGTTTGAATCTAAAGATGAAATTATTCGCTACTTAATTAAACAATTGAGTAAAGCTGGTAAACTTCATTCTGAAGATGAGTTTTATAAAGCAGTTATCGCTCGTGAAGAGCTTTCTCCGACAGGATTTGAAGGAGGATTAGCCATTCCCCACGGTAAATCAACAGCTGTAAAAGAAGCTGCCTTTGCTGTTGCAACGTTAAGAAAACCGATTCACACATGGGAAAGTATAGATCCCGCCAACCAAGTTGAACTTATTATCCTATTAGCTATACCAGAAAATGAATCCGGTTCCACACATTTAACTTTGCTATCAGAACTAGTCACTCGTTTATCAAATGAAGACTATAAAAAGAGTTTATTACAAGCCACAACAAATGAGGATTTATTTCAACGTTTAGATGCTGAACAAACTACTGAAGCTATAGCAGCTGTACCCAAACTTAATAAAACAGTACTTGCAGTTACGGCTTGCCCAGCTGGTATTGCTCATACATATATGGCAGCGGAAGCTCTTGTAAAGGCTGGTAAAGAACTCGGTATTGATGTTTTCGTTGAGAAACAAGGAGCTAATGGAATTGAAGACCGCCACACACACTCTCTTTTACAAAAAGCAGATGCAGTAATTTTCGCAACAGATGTGGCTGTAAAAAATGAAGAGCGCTACCGACATTTGCCTAAAGTCAAAACCTCGGTGGCATCACCATTAAGGCAAGCAAAAAAATTATTAAACGATGCTTTACAAAAATCTGAAAGCGCCACCAAAAAGGAATATGTGAGCACTGCTTCAGACGAAGAAGATAAACAATCCATAAAAAAAGAAATTAAAGATTCCATTCTAACAGGGATTTCATACATCATTCCAATTATCGTAGCAGGTGGAATGACATTGGCAGCAGCTGTTCTCATTTCTCAAGCATTTAATCTTCAAGAGGTGTACAATGCTGAAGGTTCTTGGCTCTGGATGCTTCGTCAACTTGGAGGTACTCTTTTAGGCACATTAATGGTTCCAATTTTGGCCGCTTACATGGCTTATTCCATTGCTGATAAACCCGCTCTTGGACCGGGATTTGCTGCTGGTGTAGCTGCCAACTTAATCGGAAGCGGTTTCCTAGGTGGAATGCTAGGTGGGATTTTAGCTGGTTATTTCTTGAAGTTATTGAAAAATAAAATTAAACCTAAAGGCACCTTTGCAGGATTCATTAGCTTTTGGCTTTACCCTGTTGTCGGTACCTTAGTTGTTGGTTCTATTATGCTGTTTGTCATCGGCAAACCTCTTGCTTTCCTTAACGAGGGACTTATTAGTTGGCTGCAAGGAATGTCTGGCACTAACGCTATTATCTTAGGCGCTTTAATTGGCGCTATGGTGTCATTTGATTTAGGAGGGCCTATCAATAAAGCTGCATATACATTTTGTATCGGAGCGATGGCAAGCGGAAACTTTGTACCCTACGCTACATTTGCATCTGTCAAAATGGTTTCAGCATTCTCCATTACAGGAGCTACTATTATTGGAAAGAAACATTTTTCAAAACAAGAGCAAGAGGTGGGAAAACAAACGTGGCTGCTTGGGTTAGCCGGTATTACAGAAGGGGCCATTCCTTTTATGATGAACGATCCCCTTCGTGTTATTCCTTCACTCATTGCTGGTTCTGCTGTAACAGGAGCCATTGTTTCTTATTTTCAAATAGGATTAAATGTTCCTGGTGCAGGCATTTTCTCATTAGCACTTTTAAAAGGGCAGCCTGTGCTACTAGGTGTGGGAATTTGGTTAGGTGCAGCCGTTGTAGGAGCAGCTATTTCAACGATTTTGCTCCTTGTAACACGCAAAACAAAGCTAAAAAAGCAAAAAAA
- a CDS encoding MurR/RpiR family transcriptional regulator, whose product MLFEDRVHKFEYKLNDTDDQIVEYIREHTQDIVHMSIQYLASQLFTVPNTITRFCKKLDYDGYSHFKNNLKSELSSPIIKEDSLAYNIQKTLNIIDVERLHTVTRLLHHAKRILFFGVGDTVPFCEMMVKNLKITGKQSEFHMHRHDMIHELEYLQKDDVLFLISLTGETSQVLEIACLGHEKQIPIVSMTNFTRNPLQQIAEYNLYCYAPQKVIHGYNATDRTPLMIVLRKLSECFWNHE is encoded by the coding sequence GTGCTATTCGAAGACCGTGTTCACAAATTTGAATACAAATTAAATGATACCGATGATCAAATCGTCGAATATATAAGAGAACATACACAAGATATTGTTCACATGTCTATTCAATACCTAGCATCTCAATTATTTACCGTACCAAATACCATTACTCGTTTTTGTAAAAAACTTGATTATGATGGATATTCACATTTTAAAAACAACTTAAAAAGCGAGCTTAGTTCGCCTATTATAAAGGAAGACTCCCTCGCTTATAATATTCAAAAAACATTGAATATTATAGATGTTGAAAGATTACATACCGTAACTAGGCTTCTTCATCATGCAAAGCGTATTCTTTTTTTTGGCGTAGGAGATACCGTCCCTTTTTGTGAAATGATGGTCAAAAATTTAAAAATTACAGGGAAGCAAAGTGAGTTCCATATGCATAGACATGATATGATTCATGAACTTGAATATCTCCAAAAAGATGATGTCCTTTTTCTTATCAGCTTGACTGGTGAAACCTCTCAGGTATTAGAAATAGCTTGTCTAGGTCATGAAAAACAAATACCTATTGTATCTATGACCAACTTTACACGCAATCCTTTACAGCAAATAGCAGAGTATAATTTATATTGCTACGCACCTCAAAAAGTAATACACGGCTACAATGCAACAGATCGTACCCCGCTGATGATTGTGTTACGAAAACTTTCTGAATGTTTTTGGAATCATGAGTAA
- a CDS encoding MarR family winged helix-turn-helix transcriptional regulator produces MDQQLIDKLEKLDQVKTSLFELKRKLLEDKISEQPYNLTITKFLILKFIGISSKRMVAEISSNLKLTSGATTILLNQLEDDALIKRVRDQKDRRIVWISLTEAGETLVNYVIEQRNLFWQDMLFALTPEEQDEYLRMLEKMEKRIRQTVDR; encoded by the coding sequence ATGGATCAGCAGTTAATAGATAAACTAGAAAAACTTGACCAAGTTAAAACCTCATTATTTGAACTCAAGCGAAAGCTCTTGGAAGATAAAATCAGTGAGCAGCCCTATAATTTGACCATTACAAAATTTTTAATTCTAAAATTCATTGGAATCAGCTCTAAACGTATGGTAGCCGAAATTTCTTCAAATCTAAAGCTAACCTCCGGGGCTACTACCATTTTATTAAATCAATTAGAAGATGATGCACTCATTAAGCGCGTACGTGACCAAAAAGACCGCCGAATTGTATGGATATCCTTAACAGAGGCTGGCGAAACATTAGTGAACTATGTAATTGAGCAGCGAAATTTATTTTGGCAAGACATGCTTTTTGCTCTAACTCCTGAAGAACAGGATGAGTACCTCCGCATGCTTGAAAAAATGGAAAAACGAATTAGACAAACTGTAGATCGTTAA
- a CDS encoding HlyD family efflux transporter periplasmic adaptor subunit — translation MSRGRLILMNFIGIIVVLALIIGGGYYYIQKSNYVSTDNAKVSGDLYTVVAPAAGKVASWNIEEGKDVSKDDEVAKIQSEDGEKTVTVPEDGKIIKTQVKENQMVQAGQQIASEVDMNNLFIIANIKEDKLKDIEAGDDVDVTVDGDTKTTIDGKVEEIGYATNSIFSLMPSSNSDGNYTKVSQTVPVKISISNYSENVLPGMNAEVKISKN, via the coding sequence ATGTCAAGAGGGCGTTTAATTTTAATGAACTTTATCGGAATTATTGTAGTATTAGCTTTAATTATTGGTGGGGGATACTATTATATTCAAAAATCTAATTATGTATCCACAGACAATGCAAAAGTGTCGGGCGATCTTTATACAGTAGTAGCGCCAGCGGCAGGTAAAGTAGCAAGCTGGAATATTGAAGAAGGTAAGGATGTTTCAAAAGACGATGAGGTAGCTAAAATCCAATCAGAAGATGGAGAAAAAACAGTTACAGTACCAGAGGATGGTAAAATCATCAAAACACAGGTAAAAGAAAATCAAATGGTTCAAGCTGGTCAACAAATTGCTAGCGAAGTAGATATGAATAACTTATTCATCATTGCAAACATTAAAGAAGACAAATTAAAAGATATTGAAGCTGGCGATGACGTTGATGTAACAGTTGACGGAGATACTAAAACAACAATCGATGGAAAAGTAGAAGAAATCGGTTATGCAACAAACTCAATTTTCTCATTAATGCCAAGCTCTAATTCAGACGGCAACTATACGAAAGTATCACAAACAGTTCCTGTTAAAATCTCTATTTCTAACTACTCTGAAAACGTACTACCAGGTATGAACGCAGAAGTTAAAATCTCTAAAAACTAA
- a CDS encoding DHA2 family efflux MFS transporter permease subunit — protein MSANTIQPEESSVKKHIPLLVVLMLGLFLAILNQTLLNVAIPHLITEFGVTANTAQWLLTGYMLVNGALIPLSAYLIERFGVRRLFLFAMACFTIGALVCGIAPTFSIMLIGRLVQAVGGGVLAPLVMTIIVFIFPPHMRGKGMGIFGLAMMFAPAIGPTLSGWVIQNYDWHILFTGMVPLGALVLIIAAFKLKDIKPPQNVKVDLISVFTSLAGMALLLYGFSEAGNDGWTDSVVLSTMIGGIVLLIIFVVQQLRLKSPLLDVRVFKYNIFSLSNIISIAITISMYAGMFLLPIYLQNIRGYSAFDSGLLILPGALVMLVMSPISGTLFDKLGPRPLGIVGMLITVVTTFEFTKLTLETPFSHIVIIYMIRAFGMSLLMMPIMTAGLNQLPAKLSSHGTSMSNTLRQVSGSIGISLMTTIFTNRTTYHVNEMSSSMTTSDPFFMNNFQVFVQKIAQTLHLSQTEAQKQALTTLAGKVQAQATVQGINDAFYWTVIIAIIGLILSFFLRDVRKDPVVEVEETEKETTDDIRMLPAPKDMNS, from the coding sequence ATGTCAGCAAACACGATACAACCAGAGGAAAGCTCAGTTAAAAAGCATATCCCGCTACTAGTCGTACTTATGCTTGGATTGTTCTTAGCAATTTTAAACCAAACGCTGCTAAATGTTGCGATTCCGCATCTGATTACAGAGTTTGGCGTTACGGCTAATACCGCACAGTGGTTGCTTACAGGATATATGCTTGTAAATGGTGCACTTATTCCATTATCAGCCTATTTAATTGAACGTTTTGGCGTTCGTCGCTTATTCTTATTTGCGATGGCCTGCTTTACAATTGGAGCGCTTGTCTGCGGAATCGCGCCGACTTTCTCAATTATGCTAATTGGACGTCTGGTTCAAGCAGTCGGGGGCGGAGTGCTAGCACCTCTAGTTATGACCATTATCGTATTTATTTTCCCTCCTCATATGCGCGGAAAAGGAATGGGTATCTTTGGTTTAGCCATGATGTTCGCTCCGGCAATTGGACCGACGCTTTCAGGATGGGTTATTCAAAACTATGACTGGCACATTTTATTTACGGGAATGGTGCCACTAGGTGCACTCGTACTTATTATTGCAGCTTTTAAATTAAAAGATATTAAACCGCCTCAAAATGTAAAAGTAGACCTAATTTCTGTGTTTACATCTCTTGCAGGTATGGCTTTACTTCTATACGGCTTCAGTGAAGCTGGAAACGATGGCTGGACGGATTCAGTTGTGTTATCAACGATGATCGGCGGTATTGTCTTATTAATCATCTTTGTTGTACAGCAGCTTCGACTTAAAAGTCCATTACTTGATGTGAGAGTATTTAAATACAATATTTTCTCATTATCTAATATCATCAGTATTGCCATTACAATCAGCATGTATGCTGGTATGTTCTTATTACCGATTTATTTGCAAAACATCCGTGGCTATTCAGCGTTTGACTCAGGCTTATTAATCTTGCCTGGTGCACTTGTTATGTTAGTCATGTCACCGATTTCTGGTACGCTGTTTGATAAATTAGGACCGCGTCCACTAGGGATTGTCGGGATGTTGATTACGGTTGTGACAACATTTGAATTTACAAAATTAACGCTTGAAACACCGTTTAGTCATATTGTTATTATTTATATGATTCGTGCATTCGGTATGTCATTATTAATGATGCCAATTATGACAGCTGGTTTAAATCAGCTGCCGGCAAAATTAAGCAGCCACGGTACATCTATGTCGAACACGCTTCGTCAGGTGAGTGGTTCAATCGGTATCAGTTTAATGACTACAATCTTTACAAATCGCACAACATATCATGTGAATGAAATGAGCAGTTCAATGACTACATCTGATCCATTCTTTATGAATAACTTCCAGGTATTTGTGCAAAAGATTGCTCAAACGCTTCACCTTTCTCAAACAGAAGCGCAAAAACAAGCTTTAACAACATTAGCTGGAAAAGTTCAAGCGCAAGCAACTGTACAAGGAATTAACGACGCGTTTTACTGGACAGTTATCATTGCCATTATTGGATTGATTTTAAGTTTCTTCCTACGTGATGTTCGTAAAGATCCAGTGGTAGAAGTAGAAGAGACAGAAAAAGAAACAACAGACGATATTCGTATGTTACCGGCACCAAAAGATATGAACTCATAA
- a CDS encoding NAD(P)H-dependent oxidoreductase, whose translation MKICIVYDSEGGHTEALAKAIASGAELSGEATVYVKHVEEADVRELPEMDAIIWGCPGHFGTISSGLKTWIDKLGYLWAEGKLIDKVGAVFCTTATTHGGLEATLLNLITPMLHQGMVIAGLPGNIPENALYGTYYGVGITCPIEGDELLTENDQALGKALGERVVQVTKRMTQGQ comes from the coding sequence ATGAAAATTTGTATCGTATATGATAGTGAAGGCGGACATACAGAGGCATTAGCAAAAGCGATTGCTTCTGGCGCTGAGCTGTCTGGAGAAGCAACTGTATATGTAAAGCATGTCGAAGAAGCAGATGTACGTGAACTGCCTGAAATGGATGCTATTATTTGGGGCTGCCCAGGGCATTTTGGAACAATCAGTTCAGGGTTAAAAACGTGGATTGATAAATTAGGTTATTTATGGGCAGAAGGTAAATTAATTGATAAAGTAGGTGCGGTGTTCTGTACAACAGCTACAACGCACGGTGGCTTAGAAGCAACGCTTTTAAATTTAATTACACCAATGCTTCACCAAGGAATGGTGATCGCTGGCTTACCAGGTAACATTCCAGAAAATGCGCTGTACGGTACTTATTACGGTGTGGGAATTACTTGTCCAATCGAAGGTGACGAATTATTAACAGAGAACGACCAAGCGCTAGGTAAAGCGTTAGGAGAACGTGTTGTTCAAGTGACTAAACGAATGACACAAGGACAGTAG
- a CDS encoding MarR family winged helix-turn-helix transcriptional regulator, producing the protein MEQLTFIEEVQRISISLNKKVMTEIKERLLSQGITPFQYHILLIIGKCSHIGVTKLAEEMRVKPSAITPVITRLIDLELVSRYHSKEDRRKVNIELTAKGEQVIEEANEIVQKMIAHFFSCYEPKDQEQFLKLFKKLDANI; encoded by the coding sequence ATGGAACAGCTCACATTTATTGAAGAGGTCCAGAGAATTTCGATATCCCTTAACAAAAAGGTAATGACAGAGATAAAAGAAAGGTTACTTTCACAAGGGATTACGCCTTTTCAATATCATATCTTATTAATTATCGGTAAATGCAGTCATATTGGAGTAACCAAGCTGGCAGAGGAGATGCGTGTAAAGCCTAGTGCGATCACTCCTGTTATTACTCGTTTAATAGACTTAGAGTTAGTTTCACGCTATCACTCTAAAGAGGATCGCCGTAAGGTAAACATTGAGTTAACTGCTAAAGGTGAACAAGTGATTGAAGAAGCAAATGAAATTGTGCAAAAGATGATTGCTCATTTCTTTTCTTGCTATGAGCCGAAAGATCAAGAGCAATTTTTGAAATTATTTAAGAAACTAGACGCTAATATCTAA
- a CDS encoding LacI family DNA-binding transcriptional regulator, with product MVTIRDVAKEAGVSVATVSRVLNSTGYVKEDTRVRVMNTIQKLNYSPNEVARSLYTRESRLIGLLLPDITNPFFPQLARGIEDEVHSHGFRLILGNSDEQLEKELTYLQTFTQNHVVGMITATTSLAQKLYEGLTFPVVFLDRSSDQYPSVYADGFEGGKIAAEEIIKRGSKRITLIKGPVNVKPAQERFQGSLSVLSQSDADFYVLNTNSLAFDDAQKWAKEIFQKYPETDGIIASNDIVATAVLHEAFRLEKSVPDDLQVIGFDDIPQSRFSFPALSTIRQPAYEMGKQAAGLLMKCIKKEPLIQKQVQLPVTFIERNTTRKVEEHG from the coding sequence GTGGTAACAATTCGTGATGTAGCAAAAGAAGCAGGTGTGTCCGTTGCGACCGTTTCGCGTGTTTTAAACAGTACAGGGTATGTAAAAGAAGACACGCGTGTGCGAGTAATGAATACAATTCAAAAATTAAACTACAGCCCTAACGAAGTAGCCCGTTCGCTTTATACACGTGAATCACGTTTGATTGGTCTATTGCTTCCAGACATCACAAACCCTTTTTTCCCTCAGCTCGCACGAGGAATAGAAGATGAAGTACATAGCCATGGATTTCGTTTAATTCTTGGCAATAGTGATGAGCAGTTAGAGAAAGAATTGACATATCTCCAAACGTTTACGCAAAATCATGTAGTAGGAATGATTACGGCAACAACAAGTTTAGCTCAGAAACTATATGAAGGTCTTACATTTCCCGTCGTGTTTTTAGATAGAAGTTCTGATCAGTATCCATCCGTTTATGCTGATGGTTTTGAAGGCGGGAAAATCGCTGCAGAAGAAATAATCAAAAGAGGAAGTAAAAGAATTACTCTTATCAAAGGTCCAGTAAATGTAAAGCCTGCTCAGGAACGTTTTCAAGGCTCTCTTTCTGTCTTGAGTCAGTCTGATGCAGACTTTTACGTATTAAATACAAATTCTCTAGCATTTGACGATGCGCAGAAATGGGCAAAGGAAATCTTTCAAAAGTACCCTGAAACAGACGGGATTATCGCAAGTAATGACATTGTAGCCACAGCTGTTTTACATGAGGCGTTTCGATTAGAGAAAAGCGTGCCTGATGATCTTCAAGTGATTGGTTTTGATGATATTCCGCAAAGCCGCTTTTCGTTTCCAGCCCTGTCTACAATTCGTCAGCCTGCTTACGAAATGGGCAAGCAAGCAGCAGGTCTGTTAATGAAATGCATTAAGAAAGAACCTTTAATTCAAAAGCAAGTACAACTACCCGTTACGTTTATTGAACGAAATACGACACGAAAGGTTGAGGAACATGGCTAA
- the rbsK gene encoding ribokinase has translation MAKVTVIGSSSMDLVVTSNIRPGAGETVLGESFKTVPGGKGANQAVAAARLGADVSMIGCVGEDHYGKAILENFKSNGVSVENVKPVTDSDSGTAHIILAEGDNSIVVVKGANDYITPDYVEKAKEKIKEADIVLIQQEIPEETVEYVAQLCQELKVPLLLNPAPARPLKAEVIEQVSYITPNEHEAALLFEGKEKEEVLKQYPNKLFITEGKQGVRYFNGEKEVLVPSYQVETIDTTGAGDTFNAALAVALAEGMGFEKGIQFANRAASLSVTKFGAQGGMPTRKEVEESL, from the coding sequence ATGGCTAAAGTAACTGTGATTGGAAGTTCATCAATGGATTTAGTAGTAACATCAAATATTCGTCCTGGAGCTGGAGAAACAGTGTTAGGAGAATCATTTAAAACCGTTCCGGGAGGAAAAGGAGCGAACCAAGCTGTTGCAGCAGCCCGGCTTGGAGCGGATGTGAGTATGATTGGATGTGTGGGTGAAGATCATTACGGAAAAGCAATCCTGGAGAATTTCAAATCAAACGGTGTATCTGTGGAAAATGTGAAACCGGTTACAGATTCAGATAGCGGAACAGCTCACATTATACTCGCTGAAGGAGACAACAGCATTGTAGTTGTTAAAGGAGCAAACGATTATATTACTCCAGACTACGTAGAAAAAGCCAAAGAAAAAATTAAAGAAGCTGATATCGTACTTATTCAGCAAGAAATTCCAGAAGAAACGGTTGAATATGTTGCTCAGCTTTGTCAGGAACTTAAAGTACCGCTTTTATTAAATCCAGCGCCTGCAAGACCATTAAAAGCAGAAGTGATTGAACAAGTTTCTTACATCACTCCAAATGAACATGAAGCAGCGCTTTTATTTGAAGGAAAAGAAAAAGAAGAAGTATTAAAACAGTATCCAAATAAATTGTTTATTACAGAAGGAAAACAAGGTGTACGCTATTTTAACGGCGAGAAAGAAGTATTGGTTCCTTCTTATCAAGTAGAAACGATTGATACAACAGGAGCAGGAGATACGTTTAACGCAGCGCTTGCTGTGGCACTTGCCGAAGGAATGGGTTTTGAAAAAGGAATTCAGTTTGCTAATCGCGCAGCTTCGCTATCCGTCACTAAATTTGGTGCGCAAGGCGGTATGCCGACTCGAAAAGAAGTGGAGGAGAGTCTGTAA
- the rbsD gene encoding D-ribose pyranase produces the protein MKRHGMINSHITKILTDLGHTDTIVIADAGLPVPSDVPKIDLSLKLGVPSFEDVVVAVLEDMATEKIVIASEMKERNQKAYELIEKQNILVEEVSHEQLKMLTSKAKVVIRTGEATPYANCILQAGVIF, from the coding sequence ATGAAACGTCACGGAATGATTAACAGTCATATTACGAAAATACTAACAGATCTAGGTCATACAGACACTATTGTCATTGCAGATGCAGGGTTACCTGTTCCGAGTGACGTGCCTAAAATTGATTTATCTTTAAAGCTAGGAGTGCCTAGCTTTGAAGATGTAGTAGTAGCTGTGTTAGAAGATATGGCTACAGAAAAAATAGTGATTGCTTCTGAAATGAAAGAAAGAAATCAAAAGGCTTACGAGTTGATAGAAAAGCAAAACATCTTAGTAGAAGAAGTATCGCATGAACAATTGAAAATGTTGACAAGCAAAGCGAAAGTTGTGATTCGTACAGGAGAAGCAACTCCTTATGCAAACTGTATTTTACAAGCGGGAGTTATTTTTTAA
- a CDS encoding sugar ABC transporter ATP-binding protein, with protein sequence MHIAMRGIHKAFGANRVLRGVDFELHEGEVHALMGENGAGKSTLMNILTGLHKKDEGQILIDGKETYFQNPKEAEQNGITFIHQELNVWPEMTVLENLFIGKELKTPLGFLKTKEMKALAKKQFEKLAVTIPLDQEAGLCSVGQQQMIEIAKALMTNAKVIIMDEPTAALTEREIQKLFDVINALRKQGVSIVYISHRMEEIFAICDSITVMRDGQTVDKKPIPETSFDDVVRKMVGRELTDRFPARTSPKGDVVFEAKGLERKGVFQDVHFSVRSGEIVGVAGLMGAGRTEIMRAIFGLDPLEKGEIILNGKRVSITKPDQAIKLGLGFITEDRKTEGLVLDFSIRENIALPSLFSFSPKGFIEQKSEQQFVDLLIKRLTIKTESSETSAANLSGGNQQKVVIAKWIGIGPKVLILDEPTRGVDVGAKREIYQLMNELTDRGVAIIMVSSELPEVLGMSDRILVVHEGKITGELTSEEATQEKIMTFATGGQ encoded by the coding sequence ATGCATATTGCAATGAGAGGGATTCATAAAGCCTTTGGAGCAAACCGTGTACTAAGAGGCGTGGATTTTGAATTACATGAAGGTGAAGTTCACGCACTAATGGGGGAAAATGGAGCGGGGAAATCTACGCTGATGAATATTTTAACCGGCCTTCATAAAAAAGATGAAGGACAGATTCTGATTGATGGCAAAGAGACGTATTTTCAAAACCCAAAAGAAGCAGAACAAAACGGAATTACCTTTATTCATCAAGAGCTGAACGTTTGGCCTGAAATGACGGTGCTTGAAAACTTATTTATCGGCAAAGAATTAAAAACACCTTTAGGTTTTTTAAAAACAAAAGAAATGAAAGCGTTAGCAAAGAAGCAGTTTGAAAAATTAGCTGTCACCATTCCTCTTGATCAAGAAGCAGGACTTTGTTCTGTCGGACAGCAGCAAATGATTGAGATAGCCAAAGCGCTGATGACGAATGCAAAAGTGATTATCATGGATGAGCCGACCGCAGCGCTTACTGAAAGAGAAATTCAAAAGTTATTTGACGTAATTAATGCGTTGCGAAAACAAGGTGTATCGATTGTCTATATTTCACATCGTATGGAAGAGATTTTCGCTATTTGTGATTCCATTACGGTCATGCGTGACGGACAGACGGTAGACAAAAAGCCGATTCCAGAAACCAGCTTCGATGATGTTGTTCGCAAAATGGTAGGAAGAGAGCTAACGGATCGATTTCCTGCTAGGACATCTCCTAAGGGAGACGTTGTTTTTGAAGCAAAAGGCTTGGAGAGAAAAGGTGTGTTTCAAGACGTTCATTTTTCAGTGCGATCAGGAGAAATTGTCGGCGTTGCGGGGCTAATGGGAGCTGGAAGAACCGAGATTATGCGCGCTATCTTCGGGCTTGATCCGTTAGAAAAAGGCGAAATTATCTTAAATGGCAAACGGGTCAGTATCACAAAGCCAGACCAAGCCATTAAATTAGGTCTCGGGTTCATTACAGAAGATCGTAAAACAGAAGGGCTCGTTCTGGATTTTTCTATTCGAGAAAATATTGCACTTCCAAGTCTATTCAGCTTTTCGCCAAAAGGCTTTATTGAACAAAAAAGCGAGCAGCAATTTGTAGATTTGCTTATTAAACGTTTAACGATCAAAACCGAGTCGTCTGAGACGAGTGCGGCTAATTTATCGGGAGGAAATCAGCAAAAAGTAGTTATTGCCAAGTGGATTGGCATTGGACCAAAAGTGCTAATTTTAGATGAACCAACTCGAGGAGTTGACGTGGGGGCGAAGCGTGAAATTTATCAGCTTATGAATGAACTGACAGACAGAGGCGTGGCTATTATCATGGTGTCTTCAGAGCTTCCGGAAGTACTCGGCATGAGTGATCGCATTTTGGTTGTGCATGAAGGAAAGATAACAGGTGAACTGACAAGTGAAGAAGCAACTCAAGAAAAAATTATGACATTTGCAACAGGAGGTCAGTAA